In Paraburkholderia flava, one genomic interval encodes:
- a CDS encoding NADP-dependent oxidoreductase, which yields MTAGKMRTVRYHGYGEPADVLRLEEVPIPAPNAGHVAVRVHACGLNPADWALCRGFSARQLPSGIGLDVSGVVTAVGEGVSDVAVGDAVFGPSDFQNYPTAGAADYAILYHWDRLPDGLSHVEAAALPMVVETAARYLAWAGLKKGQTVLINGGGTMVGFAAVQMALLQGARVIATAGETFADRLREMGVLVAAHGDGMVERVRVLVDKSPDVIVDVAPVNLKAHAASALPDLIEIAEGDPTRIITVTDFEGAAKTGVRTGAENVQSEGGFKLRWDVLGEYGQLAASKRFFIPVTRTFALEDWREALDISLAGRARGKLVLVLRD from the coding sequence ATGACCGCCGGGAAAATGAGAACGGTCCGTTATCACGGATATGGCGAGCCCGCCGACGTACTTCGGCTCGAAGAGGTGCCGATACCCGCGCCCAACGCCGGACATGTAGCGGTACGCGTTCATGCGTGTGGACTGAACCCGGCGGACTGGGCGCTCTGTCGGGGGTTTTCTGCCCGACAGCTGCCATCCGGTATCGGGCTGGATGTATCGGGCGTTGTCACGGCTGTCGGGGAAGGCGTTTCCGACGTTGCCGTGGGCGACGCCGTGTTCGGTCCGTCCGACTTCCAGAACTATCCGACCGCCGGCGCGGCCGATTACGCGATCCTCTACCACTGGGACCGGCTTCCTGACGGGCTGTCGCATGTCGAGGCCGCAGCGCTGCCGATGGTCGTCGAGACGGCAGCCCGCTACCTCGCCTGGGCGGGTCTCAAGAAAGGCCAGACGGTCCTCATCAACGGAGGCGGCACGATGGTCGGTTTCGCTGCCGTTCAGATGGCCCTCCTGCAGGGTGCCCGAGTGATCGCGACGGCCGGCGAAACCTTCGCGGACCGGCTGCGCGAGATGGGCGTCCTGGTCGCCGCGCATGGCGACGGAATGGTGGAGCGAGTCCGTGTGCTGGTTGATAAATCGCCGGACGTTATCGTGGATGTGGCACCCGTCAACCTGAAAGCGCACGCTGCCAGCGCGCTACCCGACCTGATAGAGATCGCCGAAGGAGATCCCACGCGAATCATCACGGTCACCGACTTCGAAGGTGCCGCGAAGACCGGCGTGCGGACCGGCGCGGAGAACGTCCAATCTGAAGGCGGCTTCAAGCTTCGCTGGGATGTGCTCGGCGAATACGGGCAACTGGCGGCGAGCAAACGTTTCTTTATACCGGTCACGCGGACCTTTGCGCTGGAGGACTGGCGCGAGGCACTCGATATCAGTCTGGCTGGTCGCGCTCGCGGCAAGCTCGTTCTGGTGCTTCGCGATTGA
- a CDS encoding MFS transporter, which produces MTPQTIRLYGATIAAAKVGTGFFFLINTWLIIEITGRPSSAAITLVMTILPSLLLSPVIGVAVDRSQPARLAWQAEVFRWLVLVSYGGLYAAGYATAPLAYAVSFLIALGNEIQTLAWRAALVRDANSEQMFRLNALTVVTGQTGQILGAAASGLVLAAIGAAATIGVASTTYLLSAIFGFAVARRMRAVAMPASAPANQTRTHLSDLRDGIRHIAQRPAIAFFYGLMLANLTVIFGINAMLAPFVREELHLDAAAFGKIDAGYALGAIVSGFFVVRLADWLGRRTVLMLALLVAALSLLVFAQCHGLAVAFITYVGLGMSFQSSVIALSAAQRATDPLYQGRVSATFNVLNGVAGLVVYAVVAMSAGHHLYRQLYLWQAASMLILIPVVVLASRREGIGRLLRPEHPVLAADVETASSSA; this is translated from the coding sequence GTGACGCCGCAGACGATACGCCTCTATGGCGCAACGATCGCCGCCGCCAAGGTCGGCACGGGCTTTTTCTTTCTCATCAACACGTGGCTGATCATCGAGATCACGGGTCGTCCGTCGAGCGCGGCGATCACGCTGGTCATGACGATCCTGCCTAGTCTGCTGCTGTCGCCGGTCATCGGCGTGGCAGTGGATCGTAGTCAGCCTGCGCGTCTTGCGTGGCAAGCGGAAGTGTTCCGCTGGCTCGTGCTGGTGAGCTATGGCGGCCTCTACGCCGCAGGTTATGCAACCGCGCCGCTCGCGTACGCAGTCAGCTTCCTGATCGCACTCGGCAACGAGATTCAGACGCTCGCGTGGCGCGCGGCGCTCGTGCGTGACGCGAACTCGGAGCAGATGTTCCGGCTCAATGCGTTGACCGTCGTCACCGGACAGACCGGGCAGATACTCGGCGCGGCCGCGTCCGGCCTGGTGCTCGCGGCGATCGGCGCAGCTGCGACGATCGGCGTGGCGAGCACGACCTACCTGCTGTCGGCGATCTTCGGTTTCGCGGTCGCGCGTCGGATGCGCGCGGTGGCGATGCCTGCGAGCGCGCCCGCAAATCAGACACGCACGCATCTCAGCGATCTGCGCGACGGAATACGCCATATCGCACAGCGCCCCGCGATCGCGTTCTTCTACGGACTCATGCTCGCCAATCTGACCGTGATCTTCGGCATCAACGCGATGCTCGCGCCGTTCGTGCGCGAAGAACTGCATCTCGATGCCGCCGCGTTCGGCAAGATCGACGCGGGCTACGCGCTGGGTGCGATCGTCAGCGGCTTCTTCGTCGTGCGGCTGGCCGACTGGCTCGGCCGGCGCACCGTGCTGATGCTGGCGCTCCTCGTCGCTGCGCTGAGCCTGCTGGTGTTCGCGCAATGCCACGGACTGGCCGTCGCGTTCATCACGTACGTTGGTCTCGGCATGAGTTTCCAGAGCAGCGTGATCGCGTTGAGCGCCGCGCAACGTGCGACCGATCCGCTGTATCAGGGCCGCGTGAGTGCCACGTTCAACGTGCTCAACGGCGTCGCTGGTCTGGTCGTCTACGCAGTCGTCGCGATGAGTGCCGGACATCATCTGTATCGGCAGCTTTATCTGTGGCAGGCCGCGTCGATGTTGATCCTCATTCCGGTCGTCGTGCTGGCGAGCCGGCGTGAGGGGATCGGCCGGCTGCTACGACCCGAGCATCCCGTGCTCGCCGCCGACGTCGAGACCGCTTCATCGTCGGCATGA
- a CDS encoding helix-turn-helix domain-containing protein, with product MHDLSPLSVRRFSTDSAPVAERFDAWAAYSTYCDFIATYESDLPFDAHREFVRIGPLILANRTWEHPDQSISYDAKRTPARIRADRRDFHSFTLQLSGTAGLRSDSFGNLKQPGELYLLDFAYPFERALTPGSEISLSVPRELLPSDTERWHGQSMTHGVGSLFGNYLSLLHGSISRLTASDIPHVAEATIQLLIASLQPERETLRAADEPIRNVLVHRVQRYIDDHLLQPDLSPDRICKDVGLSRAGLYRLFENVGGVMREVRRKRLYRVHQVLSSAGRPKERISEIAWRHGFTDEKYFSRIFKAEFGYTPRETPEQQQQSHETDD from the coding sequence GTGCATGATCTTTCTCCGTTGAGCGTGCGCCGTTTTTCGACCGACTCGGCGCCCGTCGCCGAGCGCTTCGACGCGTGGGCGGCCTACAGCACCTATTGCGATTTCATCGCGACGTACGAGTCCGATCTTCCGTTCGACGCGCATCGCGAATTTGTCCGGATCGGTCCGCTGATTCTCGCGAACCGCACCTGGGAGCATCCGGATCAATCGATCTCGTACGACGCGAAGCGCACGCCTGCACGCATCCGGGCGGATCGTCGCGACTTCCATAGCTTCACGCTACAGCTGAGCGGCACCGCCGGACTGCGATCCGATTCGTTCGGCAATCTCAAGCAACCGGGCGAGCTTTATCTGCTGGATTTTGCGTACCCGTTCGAGCGCGCGCTTACGCCGGGAAGCGAAATCTCGCTGTCGGTTCCGCGAGAATTGCTGCCGTCCGATACCGAACGATGGCATGGCCAGTCGATGACACACGGGGTCGGTTCGCTGTTCGGCAACTATCTGTCGCTGCTGCACGGCTCGATCTCGCGGCTCACGGCAAGCGACATCCCGCATGTCGCCGAGGCGACGATCCAGCTGTTGATCGCGAGCCTTCAGCCCGAACGCGAAACACTGCGCGCCGCCGACGAGCCGATCCGCAACGTACTGGTTCACCGCGTGCAGCGCTATATCGACGATCATCTGCTGCAGCCCGACCTGAGCCCCGACAGAATATGCAAGGACGTCGGGCTATCGCGTGCGGGGCTCTACCGGCTGTTCGAGAACGTGGGCGGCGTGATGCGTGAAGTGCGTCGCAAACGTCTGTATCGGGTGCATCAGGTGTTGTCGTCGGCAGGTCGGCCGAAGGAGCGCATCAGCGAAATCGCGTGGCGTCACGGCTTCACCGACGAGAAATATTTCAGTCGGATTTTCAAGGCGGAATTCGGCTATACGCCACGTGAGACGCCCGAACAGCAACAGCAATCGCACGAGACCGACGATTGA
- a CDS encoding LysR substrate-binding domain-containing protein produces MSRINLDMDVLRTVVTAQQLGSFNRAADRLGRSQSAVSQQIRKIEEQMGQPLFQKQGRGLVPTAAGEIVLAYARRILDLNDEAVSAVRGFAIDGQVRVGLPADFAETWLPAVLGRFKRAHPAVRIEAVVDRNGSLLASLDNGDLDLVLSLGNDTRKDAEPVGMVPLHWIGPLSIDTLWTAGEPIPLAMYQAPCFFRKHALAALDHAGLPWRIAFTSPSLHGLWAAVEAGLGVTLRTAIGLPDRVNIVSDALRLPQGLPSLAVSLHDGGRSLLPAAARLREVMLDTLADSLPELAGQRSERAA; encoded by the coding sequence ATGAGCCGCATCAACCTCGACATGGATGTCCTGCGCACGGTCGTGACCGCGCAGCAGCTCGGCAGCTTCAATCGCGCGGCGGACCGGCTCGGACGTTCGCAGTCGGCGGTGAGCCAGCAGATTCGCAAGATCGAAGAGCAGATGGGGCAGCCGCTGTTCCAGAAGCAGGGACGAGGGCTCGTGCCGACCGCGGCCGGCGAGATCGTGCTCGCGTACGCGCGCCGGATTCTCGATCTCAACGACGAAGCTGTTTCAGCGGTGCGCGGCTTTGCGATCGACGGGCAGGTACGTGTCGGTCTACCCGCCGATTTCGCCGAGACCTGGCTGCCTGCAGTGCTTGGCCGCTTCAAGCGCGCGCATCCGGCGGTACGGATCGAAGCGGTAGTGGATCGCAACGGGAGCCTGCTTGCGAGTCTCGACAACGGCGACCTGGATCTAGTCCTCTCGCTCGGCAACGATACTCGCAAGGATGCCGAACCAGTCGGGATGGTGCCGCTGCACTGGATCGGTCCGCTGTCGATCGACACGTTGTGGACCGCAGGCGAGCCCATTCCGCTCGCGATGTATCAGGCGCCGTGTTTTTTCCGCAAGCATGCGCTCGCGGCGCTCGACCATGCCGGTCTGCCGTGGCGGATCGCGTTCACGAGTCCGAGTCTGCATGGGTTGTGGGCCGCGGTCGAGGCGGGGCTCGGCGTGACGCTGCGTACGGCGATCGGCTTGCCCGATCGGGTGAATATCGTTAGCGACGCGCTGCGTTTGCCGCAGGGGTTGCCGAGTCTCGCTGTGTCGCTGCACGACGGTGGCCGGTCACTACTGCCGGCGGCCGCGCGATTGCGGGAAGTGATGCTTGACACGCTGGCGGACAGCTTGCCGGAGCTGGCTGGCCAACGCTCCGAACGCGCGGCTTAA